A genomic window from Rhodococcus sp. KBS0724 includes:
- a CDS encoding TetR/AcrR family transcriptional regulator: MAATPDRRDTILESSAELFAKKGVASTTVRDIGESAGVFSGSLYHYFKSKNAIVAELLRVFMTDIQERFNQVERSADGPEDVLRGLIRETLIVIELHPHPTAIYQNERTYLRDNDLLQSVDGPSREVREHWLKAIAEGVEQGIFRKDIAPEIFYRSVRDTLWSTNHWPDRQKYTTEEFADLMITLFLSGFRIPPKS; the protein is encoded by the coding sequence GTGGCAGCCACACCCGATCGTCGAGACACAATCTTGGAAAGCTCGGCCGAACTGTTCGCGAAGAAAGGCGTCGCATCCACGACGGTCCGCGACATCGGCGAATCAGCCGGCGTGTTCTCCGGCAGCCTGTACCACTACTTCAAATCCAAGAACGCGATTGTCGCGGAACTGCTCCGTGTCTTCATGACGGATATTCAGGAGCGGTTCAACCAGGTCGAGCGCTCCGCCGACGGGCCCGAGGACGTATTGCGCGGCCTCATCCGGGAGACGTTGATCGTGATCGAACTTCACCCACACCCGACCGCGATCTACCAGAACGAGCGGACGTACCTTCGCGACAACGATCTTCTGCAGTCCGTCGACGGCCCGTCACGTGAAGTCCGCGAGCATTGGCTCAAGGCCATTGCGGAAGGCGTAGAACAGGGGATCTTCCGCAAGGACATCGCCCCCGAGATCTTCTATCGGTCGGTACGCGACACCTTGTGGTCGACAAACCATTGGCCGGACCGCCAGAAGTACACCACCGAAGAGTTTGCCGATCTCATGATCACGCTCTTCCTCTCCGGTTTCCGAATCCCGCCTAAATCTTGA